In Halobacteriovorax marinus SJ, the following proteins share a genomic window:
- a CDS encoding mechanosensitive ion channel family protein, with product MDTNIGNLIFTFFKVDKIFLFIFLIVLIVVFIRVVNLWSEKFQEKLSGKRLLILQVTTVFSFATYLLGTLGAFYFVFRPSKELLLTVGGSAAVAFGFALKDLVGSVIAGFILLFDRPFQVGDRVSYGDSYGEIKSIGLRSVKLQTLNDDTVTIPNSKFLTDTVASGNSGALDMMIVTTFYVSIHEDLERVKKLLHEVVITSRFVFLEKPVTIIFEEVPLSNDFVVKVNVKAYVLDVKFEKLFLTDITIRGNKILKENHILRPGSTHINEVKTT from the coding sequence ATGGATACTAATATTGGAAATTTGATTTTTACCTTCTTTAAAGTAGATAAGATCTTCTTATTCATTTTTTTGATCGTTCTCATTGTAGTCTTTATCAGAGTTGTAAATCTCTGGTCTGAAAAGTTTCAAGAAAAACTATCTGGAAAGAGACTTCTTATCTTACAAGTGACAACAGTCTTTTCTTTTGCAACTTATCTCTTAGGAACTTTAGGGGCATTTTATTTTGTTTTCAGACCTTCTAAAGAATTACTTCTAACTGTTGGTGGATCTGCTGCTGTTGCTTTTGGTTTCGCTCTAAAGGACTTAGTTGGTTCTGTAATCGCTGGCTTTATTCTTCTCTTTGATCGTCCGTTTCAAGTTGGAGACAGAGTGAGCTATGGCGATAGTTATGGAGAAATTAAGAGCATTGGTCTTAGGTCAGTGAAGTTACAAACACTCAATGATGATACAGTAACCATTCCAAATTCTAAGTTTCTCACAGATACTGTCGCTAGTGGAAATAGTGGGGCTTTAGATATGATGATTGTAACGACTTTCTATGTCTCTATTCATGAAGATCTTGAGCGAGTAAAGAAGCTTCTCCATGAAGTTGTTATAACGAGTCGATTCGTTTTCTTAGAAAAACCTGTAACAATTATTTTTGAAGAAGTTCCACTGTCAAATGACTTTGTCGTAAAAGTAAATGTAAAGGCCTATGTTTTAGATGTTAAATTTGAAAAATTATTTCTAACTGATATCACGATTAGAGGGAATAAAATCCTTAAAGAGAATCATATTCTTAGACCTGGCTCTACTCATATTAATGAAGTAAAAACCACATAA